From a region of the Macrobrachium rosenbergii isolate ZJJX-2024 chromosome 24, ASM4041242v1, whole genome shotgun sequence genome:
- the LOC136851775 gene encoding uncharacterized protein gives MAKLLSKSVWHGVQKDATSWAKQCLQCQTSKVGRHTQYGGMRVPQPERRFGHIHVDVIGPLPPGPAFLSELWSALAQLLGTTHHTTAAYNPAANGLVERFHRSLKASLMARCTTEDWKHQLPWVLLGLRTTPEPTAPHPQPKNLRDSATWRQVRPLQATYTERSATFTPPELSSATHLFVRVDAVRHEELD, from the exons ATGGCCAAGCTGCTCTCAAAAAGTGTTtggcacggggtgcagaaggacgccacgtcctgggcgaaacagtgcctgcagtgccaaaccagcaaggtgggtcgtcacacgcagtacGGGGGTATGCGAGTtccgcagccagagcgccgcttcggccacattcatgtcgacgttatcgggccccttccccc gggccccgccttcctgtccgaattgtggtccgccctggctcagctgctggggaccacgcaccacaccaccgcGGCATACAACCCGGctgccaacggcctggtcgaacggttccacagatccctgaaggcgtccctcatggcccgctgcaccaccgaggactggaaacatcagctgccgtgggtcctcctcggtttgagaaccaccccagagccgacagcaccccatccgcagccgaAAAACCTACG agactccgcgacgtggcggcaagttcgccccttgcaagcgACGTACACCGagaggtcggccaccttcacaccgccagaactgtcatccgccacccacctCTTCGTCAGGGTCGACGCCGTCCGCCATGAAGAACTGGATTAG